The Candidatus Arthromitus sp. SFB-mouse-Japan genome includes a region encoding these proteins:
- the prfB gene encoding peptide chain release factor 2 (programmed frameshift): MFDYQYFKSELKDIKENFDVIGGFFDLDNLNKKLEEYSIMMEDTKFWDDVENSTRIVRISKSLKDRIDEVNNLSKDYEYLLESLELIKDDNDEEYIKIFKDDFYKFKDLIDNLSIRTILNGEYDKNNAFLTIHAGAGGVDAQDWSEMLFRMYMRWGEENKFTLNVIEYTIGDEAGIKSATIKIEGEYAYGYMKGERGIHRLVRISPFNANGKRQTSFASVEILPEIQNIKEVKINESELKIDTYRASGAGGQHVNKTESAVRITHLKTGIVVQCQNERSQLSNKETAMKMLVSKLIELKDRTHKEKLEDLTGDLKEIGFGSQIRSYVMHPYTLVKDHRMNVEISDINKVLDGDIDIFIKNHIKGSIDREK, translated from the exons ATGTTTGATTATCAATATTTTAAGAGTGAGCTCAAGGATATAAAGGAGAATTTTGATGTTATA GGGGGTTTCTTTGACTTAGATAATTTAAATAAGAAACTTGAAGAGTATTCTATTATGATGGAGGATACTAAATTTTGGGACGATGTTGAAAATAGTACTAGAATAGTTAGGATTAGCAAGAGTTTAAAAGATAGAATAGACGAAGTAAATAATTTATCTAAAGATTATGAATATTTATTAGAGTCGTTAGAGCTTATTAAGGATGATAATGATGAGGAATATATAAAGATATTTAAAGATGATTTTTATAAATTTAAAGATCTTATAGATAATCTTAGTATTAGGACTATTTTAAACGGTGAGTATGATAAAAATAATGCTTTTTTAACTATTCATGCTGGTGCTGGTGGAGTTGATGCTCAAGACTGGAGTGAGATGCTTTTTAGAATGTATATGAGATGGGGAGAGGAAAATAAATTTACTTTAAATGTTATTGAGTACACTATAGGTGATGAAGCAGGAATAAAAAGTGCTACTATAAAAATTGAAGGTGAGTATGCTTATGGTTATATGAAGGGGGAAAGAGGCATACATAGACTTGTTAGAATTTCCCCTTTTAATGCTAATGGTAAAAGACAAACATCTTTTGCATCTGTCGAGATTTTACCAGAGATACAGAATATAAAGGAAGTTAAGATAAATGAGAGTGAACTTAAAATTGATACATATAGGGCTAGTGGCGCAGGGGGACAGCATGTCAATAAAACGGAGTCTGCAGTTAGAATAACTCATTTAAAGACAGGTATAGTTGTTCAATGTCAAAATGAGAGGAGTCAGTTATCAAATAAGGAAACTGCGATGAAAATGCTAGTATCTAAATTGATTGAACTTAAGGATAGAACCCATAAGGAGAAACTTGAGGATTTAACGGGTGATCTAAAAGAAATTGGATTTGGGAGTCAAATAAGGTCATATGTTATGCATCCATATACACTTGTTAAGGATCATAGAATGAATGTTGAAATATCAGATATAAATAAGGTGCTTGATGGAGATATTGATATATTTATAAAAAATCATATAAAAGGCTCTATTGATAGAGAAAAGTAA